A genomic segment from Chitinophaga niabensis encodes:
- a CDS encoding SusD/RagB family nutrient-binding outer membrane lipoprotein, whose protein sequence is MKNLCYLLVIMLTGFSCTKSFNKTNINPNQFENATPEAIIAGSIKRTSDLLANANMDYHWTSSHLLCIGGGSSRYGVGSDGFWEQSYVEILGNLNQLDKKYSTTEGFSNKVQIGRIWQAYVYSILVGTYGPIPMQNALKPEAGSSILFDDEDVVYTAILTMLKDAGDKIDVTKDKLSYDVLYAGDLAKWKKFAFTLRLKIALRCQKNLGAVARTHITEVMQAEANTISTETETAKMGYENIDGNQSPYYIRYVRNSFTQDIAPKMSDYIFTWFRSYNDPRLVAYYDSVPAINRYLLQDTLTSTLDDSLRIVTYRIPYFGYPKAPRLLPGWGLTSDPVGGLNILTYSDPKKTFLFTAEKPFIHLSYAETMFMKAEAAKLGLGGAQTAEQYYNAGIDANFANWGITGTAATNYKNQNGVKFGTSATGYYNYLGLVNTNVPQDDLFKIWLQQWINYYPDGGFDTWCLERRTRVLELPPHTNPANQYINATFSLLPNRWVYPTTVQNYNTPGYNDAVAKLGGDERSPYVNLSFLQPLPNKDWNTQTAVLNFGFVQHWYGTTIQSLQNNGIAYTLIRTYK, encoded by the coding sequence ATGAAAAATCTGTGTTATCTGCTTGTCATCATGTTAACGGGCTTTTCCTGTACAAAGTCCTTTAACAAAACAAATATTAATCCGAACCAGTTTGAAAATGCTACACCGGAAGCGATCATTGCCGGCTCAATCAAAAGGACCAGCGATCTGCTGGCGAATGCCAACATGGATTATCACTGGACCTCTTCACATCTTTTGTGTATAGGAGGAGGTTCTTCCCGTTATGGTGTAGGCAGCGATGGTTTTTGGGAACAATCCTATGTGGAAATACTGGGTAACCTCAATCAGCTGGATAAAAAATACAGTACTACAGAAGGGTTTAGCAATAAAGTACAGATAGGACGTATCTGGCAGGCTTATGTATATTCTATCCTGGTAGGTACCTATGGGCCTATCCCCATGCAGAACGCATTAAAACCGGAAGCCGGTTCATCTATCCTGTTTGATGATGAAGATGTAGTGTATACCGCCATCCTCACCATGCTGAAGGACGCCGGAGATAAGATAGATGTGACGAAAGATAAGCTCAGCTATGATGTATTATATGCCGGCGACCTGGCTAAATGGAAAAAATTTGCGTTCACACTTCGTTTGAAGATCGCACTGCGCTGCCAGAAGAACCTGGGAGCCGTTGCCCGCACGCACATCACAGAAGTAATGCAGGCGGAAGCCAATACCATCAGCACAGAAACTGAAACGGCAAAGATGGGATATGAGAACATAGACGGTAACCAGAGCCCTTACTACATCCGGTATGTGCGCAATTCATTTACGCAGGATATCGCTCCCAAAATGAGTGACTATATCTTCACCTGGTTCAGATCATACAACGATCCGCGTCTAGTTGCCTACTACGATTCCGTACCCGCCATCAACCGTTACCTGTTGCAGGATACGCTTACCAGTACTTTGGACGATTCCCTCCGCATCGTCACTTACAGGATCCCTTATTTCGGTTATCCCAAAGCTCCCCGGCTATTGCCAGGATGGGGTTTAACCAGTGATCCGGTAGGAGGGCTGAATATCCTTACCTATTCTGATCCTAAAAAAACATTCCTGTTCACTGCAGAAAAACCTTTCATCCATCTTTCATATGCAGAGACTATGTTCATGAAAGCAGAAGCAGCAAAATTGGGGCTGGGTGGAGCGCAAACAGCAGAGCAATATTATAATGCCGGTATAGATGCCAACTTTGCAAACTGGGGCATCACAGGTACAGCGGCCACCAATTATAAAAATCAGAATGGTGTGAAGTTCGGTACATCTGCCACAGGATATTATAACTACCTGGGCCTGGTGAATACCAATGTTCCGCAAGATGATCTGTTTAAGATCTGGCTGCAGCAATGGATCAACTATTACCCGGACGGCGGGTTTGATACCTGGTGCCTGGAAAGAAGAACACGGGTGCTGGAACTTCCTCCGCATACCAATCCTGCTAACCAGTATATCAATGCTACTTTCTCTTTGTTGCCGAACAGGTGGGTATATCCCACTACCGTGCAGAACTATAACACGCCTGGTTATAATGATGCCGTAGCTAAGCTGGGTGGGGATGAAAGAAGTCCTTATGTAAACCTGAGCTTCCTGCAACCATTACCCAATAAAGACTGGAATACCCAAACTGCTGTGTTGAATTTTGGATTCGTACAACATTGGTATGGTACCACTATTCAATCCCTGCAGAACAATGGGATTGCTTATACCCTTATCAGAACTTATAAATAA